One Syngnathoides biaculeatus isolate LvHL_M chromosome 4, ASM1980259v1, whole genome shotgun sequence DNA window includes the following coding sequences:
- the paip1 gene encoding polyadenylate-binding protein-interacting protein 1, with the protein MNENFNRAPGAGRSRNPPGDPALPSAVWDSNSHIGFFNPSEPLRQPRTCPAAGDYNVSTATENGAAAVAGAASGESKRDSVGQHSVNANSPSVSSGFNNLDSLVESSKLSASAPEFVPTAVFQNDGQNFYEDDDDTFSTRFLTDVVRDFLCHLSTSPGMFESDVEHLTSVLNSHVTTKELLAELVDLIYTESTAIPNFAYTGARLCNYLSHHLNLSPPSGNFRQLLLKKCQTEFEQRDVASQGDPSTQKKFHAFVLFLGELYLHLEIKSAKGALSRAHILLHALKDLLNTLLSSPVDANIICAVKLLKLTGSALDDAWKERGNPFMEELIQRIETIVLDATCSRDVRQMLLKLVELRSSDWGRVCAAAASNATPDNDPNYYMNEPTFYTEDGTPFTAADPEYAEKYQELMERQDYFHEFGGENEIENDEYDFDDEMDPEIEEAFEDFCLESERKRQQ; encoded by the exons ATGAACGAGAATTTTAACAGAGCTCCCGGAGCAGGGAGAAGCCGAAATCCTCCAGGAGACCCCGCACTCCCGAGTGCGGTTTGGGACAGCAACAGTCACATCGGGTTTTTTAACCCAAGCGAACCTTTGAGACAACCCCGAACGTGCCCAGCTGCTGGCGACTACAACGTTAGCACGGCCACAGAAAATGGCGCTGCTGCAGTTGCTGGTGCTGCGAGCGGAG AGAGTAAAAGAGACAGCGTAGGCCAGCACAGTGTAAATGCCAACAGTCCTTCTGTGTCCAGCGGGTTTAATAATTTGGATTCCTTGGTTGAGTCGTCCAAGCTCTCTGCCAGCGCTCCAGAGTTTGTCCCGACTGCTGTGTTCCAAAATGAT GGCCAAAACTTTTATGAAGACGACGATGACACCTTCAGCACCAGATTCTTGACAGATGTGGTCCGAGACTTCCTTTGCCACCTGAGCACCTCACCTGGAATGTTTGAGTCTGATGTCGAACACTTAACAAGTGTGCTAAATTCACATGTTACTACAAAGGAGTTGTTGGCAGAACTGGTGGATCTGATCTACACAGAG TCCACCGCCATTCCCAACTTCGCTTACACAGGCGCACGCCTTTGTAACTATCTGTCCCATCATCTCAACCTCAGCCCACCCAGTGGTAACTTTCGTCAACTGCTCCTGAAAAA GTGTCAAACCGAGTTTGAGCAGAGAGATGTCGCCTCGCAAGGAGACCCGAGCACACAGAAGAAGTTCCATGCTTTTGTGCTCTTTCTTGGAGAGCTCTACCTTCATCTGGAG ATAAAGAGTGCCAAAGGAGCTTTAAGTCGAGCTCATATCCTTCTGCACGCGTTGAAAGACCTGTTGAACACTCTGCTCTCCAGTCCGGTGGATGCAAACATCATCTGTGCAGTCAAACTGCTCAAG CTCACGGGTTCCGCCTTGGATGATGCTTGGAAAGAGAGAGGAAACCCATTCATGGAAGAGCTGATCCAGAGGATAGAAACGATTGTACTGGATGCCACATGCAGTAG GGATGTCCGACAGATGCTTCTAAAGCTAGTAGAGCTGAGGTCTAGTGACTGGGGAAGAGTGTGCGCTGCAGCGGCCAGCAATGCTACACCCGACAACGACCCCAACTACTACATG AATGAGCCCACTTTCTACACGGAGGACGGAACTCCTTTTACAGCAGCAGACCCAG AATATGCTGAGAAATACCAAGAGCTCATGGAAAGGCAAGACTATTTCCATGAGTTTGGTGGGGagaatgaaattgaaaatgatga aTACGACTTTGATGACGAGATGGATCCCGAAATCGAAGAAGCCTTTGAAGATTTCTGTTTAGAGTCTGAGAGGAAACGACAGCAATGA
- the LOC133499491 gene encoding fibroblast growth factor 10-like has product MIRCAAGGSKAASCCSRTDFGAHSYSWTGHWLRTATLFPSWSLPLLLALVALAFTLPGGDCHQLRRDRLRLTLPGSHRAPLNISESVPKPGATGSPPGRTGVPQGRHVRSYNHLQGDIRRRKLFSFQKFFLRIDKNGRVNGTKSKDDPLSILEITSVDVGVVAIKGLNSNYYLAISRKGELYGARQFGIDCALKERIEENGYNTYASAEWKNKKRQMFVGLNIHGRPVRGKRTRRKNTATHFLPIMA; this is encoded by the exons ATGATCAGATGTGCTGCTGGAGGGAGTAAGGCTGCCTCGTGCTGCTCCAGGACTGATTTTGGAGCTCATTCTTACTCTTGGACCGGCCACTGGTTGAGGACCGCCACGCTGTTTCCCTCGTGGTCTCTGCCTCTCCTGCTAGCCCTGGTAGCTCTCGCCTTCACCCTTCCTGGAGGAGACTGCCATCAGCTCAGGAGAGACAGACTGAGGCTCACCTTACCGGGAAGCCACAGGGCACCGCTGAACATTTCGGAAAGCGTCCCCAAGCCCGGGGCCACCGGGAGCCCGCCGGGTCGGACTGGGGTACCGCAGGGTCGGCATGTGCGCAGTTACAACCATCTCCAAGGAGACATACGGAGGAGGAAGCTGTTCTCTTTCCAGAAGTTTTTCCTGAGGATCGACAAGAATGGAAGGGTCAATGGAACCAAGAGCAAGGATGATCCTCTCA GTATTCTGGAAATTACATCGGTGGACGTGGGGGTGGTGGCAATCAAAGGGCTGAACAGCAACTACTATCTGGCAATCAGCAGGAAGGGAGAGCTGTACGGAGCG aggcaGTTTGGCATTGACTGCGCGCTGAAGGAGCGCATTGAGGAGAACGGCTACAACACGTACGCTTCAGCCGAGTGGAAGAACAAGAAGCGGCAGATGTTTGTGGGTCTGAACATCCACGGGAGGCCCGTGCGAGGGAAGAGAACGCGCAGGAAAAACACGGCCACGCACTTCCTTCCGATCATGGCCTGA